The Diabrotica undecimpunctata isolate CICGRU chromosome 3, icDiaUnde3, whole genome shotgun sequence genome includes the window atcatTTAGTTTTTAATGAGTACTCGAAAATCACTTTAAATAGAATTAAGATGGTTAAGTATTATAGTTGCTATAGGTAAATTTGTAAATTCTTCAAAATGAAACACTGACCTAGTAAATTTATAGTATTAaccttttttgcatattttctgCTACAAATCTGAAGATAATTACAAACTCAACTTTGTAAACACccacaaaaacaaaaaatggaaaatctttattttttacttaatttttataaatttatttatatggaTCATTGACTTTTCTTTTCTTTGTAAGATATCACTCCTTTTGCTATTAAATCTGGAATTTCTACAGCTAACCATGGACCAAGCTGAAATAAAGAcactatttttaaaaacccaGTTTCATATTGAAAAATTTGACAAAAACAATACATAGTTAATTATCCTTACCCCCAAAGCCATGGCATGACCAATTCCAAATTTAGGCACATTCCTCGCCCATAATGGTTTGAAATGATCACTAAGGCATATTTTACCACCTCTATACATCTTAGCAGTCTTGCCGTCAAGTTCTGGAAGGGCTATTTCTGGGGCAGTTGTGGGATATCCGATAGGAATCTAAAACCGAAAtattaaaaagataaaaatacagtacttaaatatatagaatatCTATTTACTCACATCAAATTCCACATCGAACTCATATTTCAACAGTTCGTGGATAAACCAACACTTTCCGAACCACTTTGTGCCCTCTTTGTTAGATTCTAGCCTAAACCAATCATTATCTGCTGCTTTGTTATTTTGGACATACTAGAAAAACATATGTTAGAAAATGTTCATAAATTAAacaatgattttgttgatttacTTTAATTAGAGATTGGTATTCTTCCTTTAACCTTTGTATCCATAGTTCTTTATCTCTTGGGCCGGCTTTAGTTTTTAATAATGGGATGTTACTTAATGTTTTCCTTGTACCTTCGTCTACCATTTTATTTTCATTGAGGCATTTAAGAACAAGGTTaggaacaaaaattataaattacgTTGACACTTACAGTGACAGTGTGACAGTTAATAGTTTGATTGACGACCATTTGACGACAATGAAATATTCGGGTATGGTCGTAATGTCAGTGCAGTTCGTTTTTATTgataaaacgaaaataaaaaataatattctaaattGTTACAAATTATTCTCTGATTTTTCTCTGATTTAGAACATTAAGGTTAAATCTAACCGATAGATTTACTGTATTACAGTTATGAAAACTTGTATAAGATTTCTTATATTATAGGAGAGAGATGTTTTGAATAATAATcataaatttcatttaatcatTATCTATTTTAATTCATGTAAtgtatttttggtaatttttatataatataacaaGTATAGATGATAATTGGATTTATTTACATATATTGTAATTACAGCGTAATAACAGAGTAATAATCGCAAAATCATACCTACTGCAAAAAAGAAGAAATTGCAAATttgcatattttaaaattaagttgGTATTACGAGAAGTAGTGCGTTTGACTTTGTGGCAGTTGTCAACAAAAAACGCTAAACCTAGATAACTGAATATCAAATAATTTTGGAAACTTATAGATGAAAGTATCTTTTGACCATTTCAGTTGAATTTTTTAAACAGTTGTAATAACATTTAACGAATTTGCGAGTTAATGTGCGATGACGCCATTTTTACCTCTATCTGTCAAATCTGCTCAAGGTTGGTCTGTCAAACATTTATTTTAGaagtaaacaataatatttattaaaaatcaagAATTAGAATCCTTTCTACGCCAGTAAGTACTATTTTGAGTTACAAATTACGTTTCTAGGTTTTTTGTAGGCCTGACCCCTTTAAATCTTTTTAGGTCAAGTACTCATGACCAATATGGGCAATACCAGTGATGATATGGGTTTCCAAAAGGTCAGAATATGAAACGACGTGATAAATAACTCTGGGATCATGCAAGGATCCACAAAGATACCTATAACTGACCTCAATGCCTATATAACTTGCAAAATATGTGATGGTTACTTTGTTGATGCTTGTACAATCATTGAATGTTTGCACACATGTAAGTATTCCTAACATATCAATTTTTCTATCATAGGACCACAAATTCAAGATAGTTATGTagtatttgttaaataaaatatccattttCAACTAACTgtgtattgaataaattttcttttcaatttggtttttacatttaaaattctattaaaaaaaaatgtggtcTGTTTATATTATGAATGGTCATTgtattatattggtcatgttatTTAACTGAATAGTTAAATAACATGACCAATAAATTTACTTCACCAGAAGTAAGAAAGCTGAAGGTGAATATAAAGTATCTCATATAAGAGTAACTAAAAAAATGGTCACATTGCTGAAAATTGTTAAATACAATATATAAGATTCAACAATTGTACATAGGAGGTTATAAAAACTTTTCAGGCAACTGTACAAAATAATAAGTTAAAATGTACAATTGGTTCCCCCCGAAAAATGGAAATAACTattttattgtcactgaaactCTGTTAGTTTTTATTAGGCTTTCCTAAAGTTCACTTTAAAGCCTTTTTAGacatttcaaaaaaagttttCATAATTTTTACTCAAAAAATAAATGGCTATTCTATTATTCAATGTTGAAAGGTTCATATTTGTGTAATggtcaaaacaaaactaaaaaaagcaatctttttattattttataatcatTGTTGTAATACTTTTTCAGTATAATAAGTGTTTGAGTTAATTatgaaaactattttaaaaacatCCATTTcttttatgaaattttttataTGATCAGGGTTATCCAAAAGAATTATTGCACTTTATTCcagataaataatatattttttaacaggaACTTCTGAatctatatttatttaattcttgtattttttgtAGTTTGCCGCAGCTGTATTATTAAGTATTTACAAAAGAACAAATACTGTCCAGTTTGCGATGTACAAGTACACAAATCAAAGCCATTACTCAACATCA containing:
- the Ufc1 gene encoding ubiquitin-fold modifier-conjugating enzyme 1, with the protein product MVDEGTRKTLSNIPLLKTKAGPRDKELWIQRLKEEYQSLIKYVQNNKAADNDWFRLESNKEGTKWFGKCWFIHELLKYEFDVEFDIPIGYPTTAPEIALPELDGKTAKMYRGGKICLSDHFKPLWARNVPKFGIGHAMALGLGPWLAVEIPDLIAKGVISYKEKKSQ